The segment TCTTTGTTACCATGACTGTTTCCTACGGCCTCGAAACAAGCCAAGTAGGTTCCTGATTCTTGGGTCGTAAACGCAAACTGACCATGCGTTGCGTTGTCGCTGTGGTGCAAAACGTTTCCATATGGTGATGTAACctacaatacaatatataatttctttctTGTCAATGTCCTCTTCAAAGAGATGCCTCATAAACCTAGATTCATCTAAAGCATGTATGCATCTACATATGTTGAGCACGTGTTCCTAACACATGTGATTACAGTTTCTACTATAATCAATCAAGCTATGTGGTAGCAGGAAGAGTCAATTGGTATCAATGTACAGTAGAAAATTTAACAAGATACATAACTACACCATTCATCTTAAATCACACACTTTGTTGATCAAGCTCGCATACATGAGATGAGATGATGGTTTATTAGTTTCACTCCACGAAGATGAAAGTAAATGCACATCTAGAACAATCAAAGAAACGCATTAACGCCTATATTcacattatttttcaaaataaggAAACTTGAATCCGAGCAATCAATGCACAATTTATAGAAAGTTAGGGACATCAGATTCGAATCTAGAAACGGAATTTACCTTAACGGAGACAGTGGGGAAGATGGAATGCTCGTCGGAGATGACGAGGTAATCGGCCAAGACGACGACCTTGCTCTGGATTTCCTCCGAGACGCACTTTGTTCCCGTCTTAGGTATGTTGAGCCACACGGCTTCACTGACTGGAATTAGCTCCGGCGTCAGAAGGAAAAAGAGAGCCGAAAGGAGTGTGAACGTCATCGCAAACTCACGCTGCATCTTCTTCAAACTTTGAGATTGGATGTAAGTAGTCAGTCAGATCTTGTTTTCTTGTTATTCTACCAACgagatttattttctttctcatttcttAAATCCACTAAGCtctgaatatatataataatttttataaattttctgaaatcttcctttttttatcACTTTTTTTTGCTGCTAAAATCttcttaatttttaatcatTTAAGAGAAAGTTCAACTTATTAACCaattgttgtgttttttttttacaagttACAAGGCTAAACTCTATTTAAatctgtgtatatatatgttcattTGCAACCCTGATTATATAGTACTTTTGGATTTGGAATTTTAGAAGGGTTTATTTAAATGACTCCTACGGATGGATATCCATTATTTACATCTCAGTAACacataattcataaaaattcataaatcCCATTTTCCTTTCCTCCACATTTCTTACATTTATTCTCGCCAATAATGCCTCTTTTGACCTACCAAAAGAGGTTCATTGGCTAACTTCTAGAGGAAGACCTTAAATTATGGTGAACACTTAGGACTTGTTTGTTTGTAAATCTGTCAACTCCATCTAAATGATCTATCTAGTTAATCCATCCAAACGATTCATCTAGATGTAATTTGACAATGTTCATTTCTCTATCCATCTGGAACATTTAGATGGACCATCTAAAATAACTTATGTTCGTTCACACATCTCTATTTCTATTTGGACGagtttaataaataaatgacTTGTATACctttgttttgatttaattattataatctCATGTTTAATTATATTGGAGTTTTATGGTTTTGAGGCAAAATTGgggttttataattttgaagGAAAAGTGTGTGTTTTCTGGTTTTGATGGAAAATCGGGGTTTTATGTTTTTGGCAGAAAATTGgggttttacggttttggcagaaaattcCGCTTCTGCAGTTCTGACTGAAAATTgtgtttttgcagttttgacgaAAATTTGCATTTTCCGGGATTTGGCGGGAAAttacgtttttttttattttggcgCAAAAGTGCATTTTTGCAGTTTCCGACGGGAAAGTGCGTTTTCCCGGTTTTTGCGGGAATTG is part of the Brassica rapa cultivar Chiifu-401-42 chromosome A09, CAAS_Brap_v3.01, whole genome shotgun sequence genome and harbors:
- the LOC103838660 gene encoding transmembrane emp24 domain-containing protein p24delta4, producing the protein MQREFAMTFTLLSALFFLLTPELIPVSEAVWLNIPKTGTKCVSEEIQSKVVVLADYLVISDEHSIFPTVSVKVTSPYGNVLHHSDNATHGQFAFTTQESGTYLACFEAVGNSHGNKDISINLDWKTGIAAKDWDSIARKEKIEGVELELRKLEGAVEGIHENLLYLKDREADMRIVSEKTNSRVAWYSIMSLGICIVVSGLQILYLKQYFERKKLI